The Anomaloglossus baeobatrachus isolate aAnoBae1 chromosome 5, aAnoBae1.hap1, whole genome shotgun sequence genome includes the window TCCTACTAATGCAGGAGTCAAAAAATGTCAGAACCGTGTAGGAAAATGAACATATGCTATATGGTTTGGGCTTGGGTGTCCTTAGTAATCTAGAGATAGCACCTAATGATCCGTAGCTGATCTAACATGTAACCCCTTCCACGTACAAGGTTAAAATAGACTCGCCTCAGTTTTCCAATCAGAGTCTCCGTCTAAATACTTTAATAGCAAATTAGGCTATAGACCATTCAGAAGCCATCTGCGGTGATGCAAGATTTGCCCATGGTATAGGTACTTCCAGGTCCCATATATTAGTTTATACTCTGTCTACCCCTATGTTTACTGAGCTCTTCCTGATGTAATGTCAAAGCACTGCTTTGGGCTCTGAGCCAATCAGCTATCCACCTCTAGCTCCTCCTACCTCTTTCTGTTTCACTAAAATgtgaaactgcagctgcatctccctcttcCCTCCTTCTTCCCTATTTTTAGATTTACACTAGTAGCTGATAGATTATTTTCTCTCCAACACAAATTACGAAACATTTCTTCTTTCTATGTAGGGAAAGGGAAGCACCATCTCCCATACACATCTCAAAGTGGCATATACTGACCAAACTTTTGCCAAACAGGCAAGTGATGGTTGCCGACGCCACATGCAATTCCACTTAGCAGGCATGAGAACCAGTGGCTCAATGGGAAATTTCTCCAAGGAGGTAGATTTCTGGTGGCAGTTATGGTGAAGCACCTTCCATTGCAGCAAATCCTACCATTTGTGTTTTCTTAGTATCCGGACTGCATTGCTCATGGTTCCCATCTTGGGGTCAATAAACCCCAACATAAATAGAAAAACAAAATAAGCAATCAGGGTACAAAGTGGCCGCAACATCAAACAGTAGATGTCAACAGCTGCAATGGAAGAGCCCCATTGGTGACCAACTTACGGGTGAAGACCTCTTACAAGGTTTGTACAGTCCGGATGACTGTGGGTACAGAAAGCTGGCACTCTTGTTTATTGTGTACCCATAGGGCACAGAGTAAGCCTATAAATAAGGAACACACATGGCTATGGAGAAGACCCATGTAAGGATTCACAATGTTATTATCTATCACACAATGGTAGGTAATACTTAAATATGTACACACATTTCCAGCTGTCAACAGAAGAAAATACATTAAAAGAAGTCCCAGATAGCTCCATTATATTAGAAAATATGTGTGCTTTTagtcactactagagggagctgacTACATACCACTCAAACCAGTATGCAGAGAGCTACCTCTAGTGGCGACGgcaggttgcaaaaaaaaaaaaaaaaaagcctatttaTGGTCACACACAACCCCCGACATTTACTTTAGAATGGAAACTTATAGAAAGATATCCTCACTATGAGCTGAAGATTCTAATCAAGTGAGAAGTGATGGTCATCCCACCTGTGAAAAGACTGGTGCAGCCACACTGTATGGCCGGGGCTTGAAAGAGCTCACAGCCTGAGGGGGGAAGCCCCGGGAGGCCATGTTGTAGTCTGGAGGTGGTATGGAGAGGTCGTCTTTGTCCAGCAAATTCCCAGTGCTGCTGCTCTTCCCAGTCTGTAAACTGAAGAACCAGATAAAAACCGTAAGGACTTCATGTATATAAAGCTATTACCAGATGGTgggcaataaaaacaaaaaacaaaaaaacaaaaaacaggacaGAAGTAGGTAGCAATGGTGTAACATACTATAGAGGCAGATGTGTATGGTCCCATAGAGAGACGTGGTCCAGTCCTCATCCCTTTTAGCACCAATGCAAAACTCCACTCTCTCAAAGTGAGCAAGCAAAAGGAATGGAAACTGTCCCAAAGGTGAGCAAGGGGGAGCTAGACACTAGGATTTTTGTCAAAAACTGCCAAAAATATGGGGGTTCAGTACCCGTGGCTCCTTCTCCAAGGATAGAAACCCATATCAGTCTGGTTTGGATACCTCTGGCACAGCTTGCTCCTTAGGGGACACCTAAGTCAAGCTGAGGAAAAGGATAGATGACATCTAAGAGATGTCTccagaaaaattatttatttttttttttttgcaaaaattataACCCCATTACAAAGGAAGATGGGCAAATAACCATCTTGCTCTCTCAAAAGTCAACCGCTATAGGGAGCACTATGATCTGGTTTTGATACTTGGTTGTACCCCTCAATCTGGCCAGTATATTGTGTATGGTGGTGACCAACACTTTCCTGAAGGCAGATGGGGAGGAAGAGTGATTGGACATCTCTTTTTCAAACATGatctactttttttctttttttttaatcctaCTAAAGTGTTTGCTGCAGTCTGTAACTTCCATCCCCAGTCTATATCAATCTACCAGGGTGGGATATTTTGGGTATCCAGCCTCACAATATTTTAGACACTTACTTCTGTGAACGCTCCCCGCCATCTCCGCGGTCTAACACTCTCGTGTAGGAGAAAGGGAACCATCCTCTCCtgaaagccaaaaaaaaaaaatccataaatgtAACATCAGTACATCCAGCTCGTCATCGCACAACACCTAGGACCCACACGCATCTGAAGCAGagctggaatatccctttaaaatcAGAGCTTGTAAATATCTCCCAGATGGAGTGGATCAGGTTGACGTCTCGACAGCTTTACCTTGCCACCCACGTACATGAAATGCAAAGTTCCGGTTTTATTCCAGGTGGGGGGTGGTTCCCTCCAGTCAATTACCGCTCTGTGCAACCTACATGCTGTCACATTCTGAGGAGGGCGGATAGGCAGGAGAAGAACTGGCGAATTCCTTCTTCATTCTAAGATGCGATGGTGCAAAATTTCTACAGCGTAATGACTGGTGGTAGTGGCAGTGGCAGCAGCTGGCAGAATTAAGTTTATGCCATCACGAAGCACAAGTGATCTTCGGAAGGTAGGAGATATCCAGACGACATATGCCAAAAATGGTCTCACTTCCAAGGTCTGAGCATACAAATAGATCTGGGGGCTGCCAACCCTCATTTGTGTAAGCCCTCTCTATTCACTTCTATCTGAATTCCAAATACACCAGAGCACCCTTGCTTGGCTACTTATAGAGCCCAAAAGAGGTCAAAATAATCCACACACGCACAACCACTTCAAAATACAACATCAAACAATACGATGTTCCTTACAATTTTGTCTTCTCGCTCTCTCCGTAGTGCCAGCCGTCTCTTGCTTCGGGCACCAGCAGGGTGATGTAGTCGCCGTTGCTGAAGCTCAGTAAAGTGCCGTTGTCTCCGGCAGCGTGCGAGAAGATGGCCTGCACTCGAGTCCTGCCGTTTCTTTCTAAGCCAGCAGCCATGGAACTGGAACGGGGCAGAGTCTTGTTCTCAGCTGCTCAAAAGAATAATTAGAAGGTCTGGTTACTTACAGCCCATAATGATAGCACTTACATATATGATTAATGCGTGATGGCAAATCGTACCGCAGAGCATAGTGCCATTATACTTTTTGGGAAATTTATTGGGTACAAATTGTGTTGCCACTTTAACAACTCAATATCAAATATGGTACAGGGAGCCTTCATCAGTGTCTCGTCTATCCATAATTCGAATAATCTGTCAGCCATCAAGTCGTAGGGCAGAACAAAAAGATGGCATCCACATGGTCATTGATCATCCTAGTGAGGAGGGTGCATCTTACATGAGCATTATCCCCTCATACAGAATCCACACCGAGCAGAAGGTAGGCTACCCCAAatcaattatgtaattcatgttatgatttaagttgtgctgctgtgataccagaaTTTCCcaagggatcaataaagtgtattgtaTTGTATCGTAAATCCAGGAGGAAAATAGAAGGACTAATAATGGGGAAACTGTCACCACTCATTGGCATTGGGCATGACCCCGACCGATCTCTAAGGCAAAGTGGCAGTGGTGCTAGGAAGGCTTTGTGCCACTGCCTCCATCTAGTGGCTGCCTGGCTTAGTCATGGACCAAAAATGGGCCAACCCAGAGACCTCCGGAGTGAAGTTCACATGTGATCACGTGTCATGGAGCGCTCCTAGCTAGTTTAGTTTAGCCACCTGCACCCCCAACCAGTCTCTCTTTGAAGCCACCAATATTCATCCTCATCGTTTCAGATTCAAGCATTGCTGGTATAAAAAAACAACATTGGAGTCAATAAACCATGTCCGCTTACCCACGGTGTAGCTGTTTTTAGGTGGGACGCTCTTGCGGGCTGGGAGTGTATTTGAGTAGGAGTCACTGATCTGCTTGTGTGGTTGAGATGGCGAAATTTTGGACTGAATTGGTTTCATTTCTCCCCAATGTTCATAACTGCTGGGAGGTGGTCCTGTGACGCCGTTCATAATgggtgtgccttcttgagcagacaTTCGCTGTAACAAAGACCAGAATTAAAGATGCCAACCTCGTACCAATGCAAACACACTGAAAATTAAACGGTCAACTTACCCCTACAAAAGGGGCTAGCTCTGGGGGCACTGGCAGAGGCTTGGCACCTGGAATAGGGTCCGATATAGAAAGGCTGGATTTTGAGTTGGTCATAGGTCCGGATAGTGTTCCTGATAAAATTGTACCATTGGGGCCAGTAGCCATTTGCTGCATGATCTGTAGGGCTCTGTCTGGGATTTTGTTTGGATCACCACTGGATTGTTGCCAGGAAGGAACCTTCTGGGAGAGCAGATCCTTACCCTGAGCAGAGAAAAAAGGGGTTAATTGTCATAGATACATTACACCGTAAATTACTTTCTGGGACAGGAAGCAGCTGTCACAGGAAGCAGCTGTCACATCCACAATCAGCCATATTGGCTCTCAGATGGGTAAAGTCACCTGGTCACACAGGGAATACCAAAAAGCACTCACCTGCACTGTCAAGAATAAACCTGATTGCAGATATTGGATTGTGTTATGCACTATTCAATCAAACAAATATCTGTCATGGATGTACAATACTGGATAAAAGAAAGCAGCGAGGACAAGTAGCAGCTAACTTCTCCTATTTTAGTTCCGATAGTCACAGTGGTACGGGTTACAGCAATTGAAGTGATATCAGAATCCTGGAGGGGGACCCATACACACCTCTGTACTATAGGAAGTGTCCAATAATACAAATGAGTGGCAAGGGGTTGGGGCTCTGTTATGGCCCTTTCGGCAACCTGGTATAGCTACATTAGGCTAAGTTCATAAATATGTTTGAGCAAACTTTCCAACTATGAGTGGTGGACTCCACTCCCCCATTCGCCCCTGAATGTTCAATTGGACACAGGGTCAGGGTCTCATGACCAAGCAGCCTGTCCTACCCAAGACATCTTCCAGATAGCCCGCATCCTGTTTTTGGAGGCTTTTCAGGATGCTGCTAGAGTTGACATCTGTTCAGAAAGTCCACCATTAGTCTGGGAGTGGGAGCCTACAGGACTATTAGGACGCTCCAATATGAACCATGCATGTCTTTAAAAATGGACTAGAGGGAATTTTCTAAGCATTCAGTAGCCACTCTATTTGTGTCCACTCAGAGGCTTAGGGATTGCGCAAATAAGATTAAGATTAAGAACGGTATAAATGagaagtttaaaaaaaacacaagaaagttTGAAGATCTTGCTTGCCCACCGCTGGTTTAGGATTGCAGAGTTAACAAAGACGTAGTAAATGGCGATGTGTGCATTCCCCCACGAGATGGCAGTAATGATGTGCAAGTGAGGAGCCCTACACTGGCAGCAATAAGGGGCttttctcttcccctccctctttcCAGCCAAGTGGCACTGCATCTCGCTGAGTAAGAAGCATGTGGGCAGCACAAAATGTGTGTGTGGGAGTTGGGAACAAGGCTTTCATTTTCAATTGCTCtcattccccctcctcctcctttcctGAGGAATAGGTGGGCTGCGAATGCTGGAAATCACTTGCACTAGCTCTGAATGAGCCAAGCTAACAGGCCAAGAGAGGCGCGAATGCAACGACAGTGTACACAAAGCGAGCAGGCATAGCCATTCATAGCCGTGCCCCTTATCAGACTGTACCAGCGAAGTGGTGGACGGAAAACACAATAACACTCCAAATATGAATTCCCCGATATACAGAGCGAGCACAGCCACCAGTACATGAACCGAGCAACCTCTCCGGTGTGGGATGGGTGAATTTGTGGGAATATGAAATAGTGATAGGTGAATACAGATACCGTACATATCCACTTTCTATAAGCCACCCAGTATAAAATATAGTAAATATTGGTATCCCTGGAGCCCAATGTGTCCAAAATCAGCATCCCTGGGGCCTCCCATATGTCAGCTTCACCAGGGCCCCCCTCCCTACATCAGCTTTCCCAGTGGCTCCCCATATAGCAGCATCCCCGAGAGGGGGCCCCCCATAAATCACCATCCCCGAGAGGTGGGCCCCCCCATATATCAGCCTCCCCGAGAGCCCCCCCATATAATCAGCCTCACCGAGAGAGGCCTCCCCCCATATATCAGCCTCCCCAAGAGGGCCCTCCTCCCCAATTTATAAGCATTCCTGAGGCCCCTCCTACAACAGCATCCCCAGGACTGAAAGGGCCAATACTAACTTTCCCAGTGGGGAAAATATAAAATATTCCCAGAACCTAGAAGACTAATATTAACATCTCAGGACCAAGGCGGCTGCTGAGCACCAATTTTACACCAGTCCTCGAGTTGTGTCAGGTTTTCGCTCTAATGAAGTGAATGGAATGAACAGCAAATTTCTTTCTTTGGAATGGTGCAGGTATgggttttttgttgtgttttttttttcttatttctttttaAACCAACGACCTGaacttttttttgttaaattacCTGATTACACAATTCTCCAAGACAATATGATTAAGGGGATACCaaactttttgttttttgttgttttttttttttaattacattttttagtaattatatgaaaaaaaaaaaaaataattaaagtacATTTTCTGGAGACCtgcctttttttttcttccatccATGGAGATGGAGGTGTCTGTTTTTCACATGCTGAACTGCACTTTTTatatcttgtgtttttttttactgcgatGACTTGAAAATTTTGACCAATTTTGACACtactttccatttatttatttttagcatTTAAAACTTACaacttaaataattttatattttaatagattggactCATTGACACGACTATCAATTaggtttgcttttttttcatttttaatttcaAATGAGGAAAAGGCAGGCAatttatattaaaaatatatattttttttaatctcttgAAAGTCTTGAACCTGTGATCGTTTGATTGCTTATACAATAATCGATACTGTTGTATGTAGCGTAATTGCAGATTCCTAAGAGGCCTAGCCTGTGGCTGAGCTTTATAGGACTACATGGGCCATAGTAACCAACTGGCTCTCTGCAGTAGAATCAGAATCAGACAGCCGGCTCTTTAAGAATCAAGAGAACCGATTGTTAAAATTGCAGCAGGTTCCCCGAACTGGCAAGAAGCAGCGTCCCAACCCAGTTCTGGACGTCCGATTGCAACTAAATATGCGTCCCCAGAGGCACACATTCAGATGAAATATACTGTAGTGCAGGAAACCCTTCTTGCCCTGCAAGAATTAAAAAAGTTGTTGGCCTATCAGACACCAGCAGCTGACATCAGCACATACATTGCCGATTTAAGACATCACTGCCATGCATCGGCCTGGGCGTGCCACCAATGAAGCAAGAAGAGCAGCCATATGGGGACCCCAGGATGACTGTATCATATGGGGACCCCAGGATGACTGTATCATATGGGGACCCCAGGATGACTGTATCATATGGGGACCCCAGGATGACTGTATCATATGGGGACCCCAGGATGACTATCATATGGGGACCCCAGGATGACTGTATCATATGGGGACCCCAGGATGACTGTATCATATGGGGACCCCAGGATGACTGTATCATATGGGGACCCCAGGATGACTGTATCATATGGGGACCCCAGGATGACTGTATCATATGGGGACCCCAGGATGACTGTATCATATGGGGACCCCAGGATGACTGTATCATATGGGGACCCCAGGATGACTGTATCATATGGGGACCCCAGGATGACTGTATCATATGGGGACCCCAGGATGACGGTATCATATGGGGACCCCAGGATTACTGTATCATATGGGGACCCCAGGATGAAGGAATTTTATGGGGACCCCAGGATGAAAGGAATTATATGGGGACCCCAGGATGAAGGTATCATATGGGGACCCCAGGATGAAGGTATCATATGGGGACCCCAGGATGAAGGAATTATATGGGGACCCCAGGATGAAGGAATTATATGGGGACCCCAGGATGAAGGAATTATATGGGGACCCCAGGATGAAGGTCATTAATAAAGGGGTCAGGATGTGTGACATTAcaggaagaggaccaggatggaggaaattgtGTCAGGATGGGGGTATTAGCATAAAAGGGTGCCAAAAAAGAGGAAATACTTACAGGATTGTGGAAATTATCACAGatgggggccaggatggagaaaatTACTATAGGAGGAGGCTAGAAGAGGcgacaattactatatggggccagaatgaggaacaACGATTATTGGTTTATAGTGGCAAGTGGAAGACAATTAATGTAGAGGCCAATTAAGGGACATTACTACTGCTGTAACATTTTATGAGGACACAGTTTGCCATGTGGGGGAACAAAAAGGGAGATTCTGTTACTGTGTAGTGTGGATAggtctttatttttttaatctgaTGCAGTGAAGATGTCAGGAAACGAATGTGGGGAATATGTTATAGAAGCGATCAGTTGCAGATCACTTTTTTTGCAGAGCCGAGCTCCGGCTGGAAGTGATAACAGTCTGCGCCAGATGAAGAAAAGTGAAGATGAATGACTTCACCTAGAAAACTCACTGGTAAGTTGTGGCATTACCTGTACACTACACTGCTTTATACATATTGTAATATACAAAGAGCTCCTGTCTATAAAGTCACTGGTGATcactattacctgtacactatatagaAACTTCCTGTGTATAATGCCACTGGTAATAATTAttgcctgtacactatatacagagctcctgtgtatattgTCACCAGTGATCACCATTACCTGTACTCTAGACATtatacacagctcctgtgtataaATGTCATAACTgatgatattagtgttattaggatTATTTGGTCACCttgtggtggtattatgtggtctggtcatggtgtggtggtatttctcccttatacATGGTACTGTTCAGTCACTATCTAGTGGTAATATGGGGTCTCTCATAGTATggcagtatttctctcttgtatgtggaatTATTCATTCAGTCATTATGTGGTGGTAATGGGTGGTCAGATCATGGTGttgtggtatttgtctcttgtatgtggcTTTAttgggtcactatgtggtggtaatatgtggtgtgGCCATATTTCATACATACGGCTTCTGGCCGCTGAGGCCAGAGATTAGATGGAGCAGACAGTTGAGGTGACAGATTGACAAGATAGCATCCTTTAAAATTTGAGCAaggtgcctatatatatatatatatatatatatatatatataaataattattttaaaaacTTGTAGAAATCCCTTTAACACTACTcaccaatagtaaaaaaaaaaagtgactgacAATGACAGGGACAATGTGGACCTGACAGGAGGTAGTGAGACTATACATGAAGTTACAGGTGGGGTTCAGTTTTAGCtgccattacttttttttttttttttttcgaggaAAGTGTCAAAATAGGTGTGGTTAAACTgggggtggttttaaaaatgtacaTGGTTTAACAACGCAAACCGGGAACCTGTCTAAAACGTGGATCACCGCACTGGTCAGGGGAGCCAATGGGAGGTGGCACAAGACTGTACCGGAATGCAGCCATCTGTGATCAACCGTGGCAGCAAGTGGTAAACCTTTGTGATCAGAGTTATCAGGCATCGGCCTCTAACGGCAGTGGTGAGAACTATAAAGCACAGCCAGCACCTGCCATGTACGACGTGTGCTCAGATCTTGAGCCTGGTCAgtgacgacaaaaaaaaaaaaaaaggaaagtaagGCACAGGTTGTCAAGAGGTTAAAACAAAAGCACTTATGTTATTTTCTAatcttggacaacccttttaataattGTGCATACCGTATGTGTGGATATCCCGCGCTCTCCTCACCTTGCCATGATAATTGACGGAGTTCTTGGCTACGGCGCATTGTTTCTCCACCAGGAAGCAGTACCTCCTCCTTTCTTCTGTCAGGGCCGTCTTATACCCATCAGATACAAAGTTCTCCAGCTCGCTCTGCTTGTTACTGATTGCTTCAATATACTGTAGAGAAGGGGgagaaaataaatacataatttctAAACCGAGTCATAGCCACAAGAGACATGAGCCGGGATAGACCTGACCCAAGAAGTCATACCCCAGAATTTCCCAGTCTTTCACTCTTCTTGAAAGAAGTCACATGGGTggcacagtagctcagtggttagcactgtatggtggctcagtggttagcactgtagttttgcagcgctgggtccagggtttaaatcccaccaaggacaacatctgcaaagagtttgtatgggtttcctcccccaatccaaaaacatacagatggggaacttagattgtgagcccaaatggggacagtctggctgatgtatgtaaagagctggcgctatataaaaataaagatttttacaTATTTTGAAAGAGCCTCATGCTGTTTGCTCTCCAAAGGATATAAAGACTGGATACATATTGTGCATGCGCACTTTCTGGATGTCAAGGACATACACAAGCAAAGAGGTTTGGAGATCTTCGTACCAAGCTTTCACCTGCGCAGAACCTGGATGTCTAGAAATTTTGCGGATGCGCAGAGTTTTGACAGAGCACCTGACTTTACGCAATTTCTTTTCTGCCACATGTGTTCAAAAATACCATACAAGGGGATATTCCAGTCGATAAAGATAATTTAAGGTATTTTTCACCAAAGATAAGTTGAATATAGCGCTTATTGCACATGCGCCATGCTGCACCACTTATTCTATGGGAGTGATGACAAAAACAGATCACAGCACAGGGCTGTCACTGCCAGAGAATCTGAAGTGAGCGGCGCTGCGCATGTGTGACTAGCTACTCCATTCACCTTTTTTCCCCGCAATTGGGTTGAGCAAAATAGGATGCACGGCATTACACTGTGTTTATAATGAAAGGATGTTTAATTGAGGTTGTGCAGGATGTGATGAAtatggctgctttcttccaaaCACAGCACAACGACTGTGCCTGGTATTATCGCTGCGTTCCAATGAGGTGAAtgtggctgagctgcaataccgaaCACAACCCttggacaggtgtggcgctgtttctggaagatGGTAGACATGTCCGTGTAACCCCTTTAACTGCAGTTTCGGATCTTGGATAACAAGTCTTCATTAGTCTGCAGGAAACAAGTGCAGACATTTTCCACTTTCTTCCCATGGGTACGGACCAAACACAAAAATCGATGTGAACACTAAGACAGAAGCTAATTAGAAAACTCGGCATCTTCATCACGGTCTCCGAGAAATCCCAAGGAGAATGGCTGGAGATGCAGCTGGAAAATTAATGTCTCCCTAAAATGCAAGAATGATCTTGCTTCCGTGATCCTACATGTTTATAGAAAGGGACGCCAAATCTAAAACCTCCGCTCTGTTTTTTCTATAGATGAATAAAATCT containing:
- the BAIAP2 gene encoding BAR/IMD domain-containing adapter protein 2 isoform X4, with the protein product MALTGARMSRSEEVHRLTENVYKTIMEQFNPCLRNFIAMGKNYEKALASVTFAAKGYFDALVKMGELASESQGSKELGDVLFQMAEVHRQIQNQLEEMLKSFHNELLTQLEQKVELDARYLNAALKKYQVEQKNKGDALEKCQGELKKLRKKSQGSKNPQKYSDKEMQYIEAISNKQSELENFVSDGYKTALTEERRRYCFLVEKQCAVAKNSVNYHGKGKDLLSQKVPSWQQSSGDPNKIPDRALQIMQQMATGPNGTILSGTLSGPMTNSKSSLSISDPIPGAKPLPVPPELAPFVGRMSAQEGTPIMNGVTGPPPSSYEHWGEMKPIQSKISPSQPHKQISDSYSNTLPARKSVPPKNSYTVAENKTLPRSSSMAAGLERNGRTRVQAIFSHAAGDNGTLLSFSNGDYITLLVPEARDGWHYGESEKTKLRGWFPFSYTRVLDRGDGGERSQNLQTGKSSSTGNLLDKDDLSIPPPDYNMASRGFPPQAVSSFKPRPYSVAAPVFSQAYSVPYGYTINKSASFLYPQSSGLYKPCKRSSPMGTMSNAVRILRKHKWV
- the BAIAP2 gene encoding BAR/IMD domain-containing adapter protein 2 isoform X6; this translates as MALTGARMSRSEEVHRLTENVYKTIMEQFNPCLRNFIAMGKNYEKALASVTFAAKGYFDALVKMGELASESQGSKELGDVLFQMAEVHRQIQNQLEEMLKSFHNELLTQLEQKVELDARYLNAALKKYQVEQKNKGDALEKCQGELKKLRKKSQGSKNPQKYSDKEMQYIEAISNKQSELENFVSDGYKTALTEERRRYCFLVEKQCAVAKNSVNYHGKGKDLLSQKVPSWQQSSGDPNKIPDRALQIMQQMATGPNGTILSGTLSGPMTNSKSSLSISDPIPGAKPLPVPPELAPFVGRMSAQEGTPIMNGVTGPPPSSYEHWGEMKPIQSKISPSQPHKQISDSYSNTLPARKSVPPKNSYTVAENKTLPRSSSMAAGLERNGRTRVQAIFSHAAGDNGTLLSFSNGDYITLLVPEARDGWHYGESEKTKLRGWFPFSYTRVLDRGDGGERSQNLQTGKSSSTGNLLDKDDLSIPPPDYNMASRGFPPQAVSSFKPRPYSVAAPVFSQAYSVPYGYTINKSASFLYPQSSGLYKPWFR
- the BAIAP2 gene encoding BAR/IMD domain-containing adapter protein 2 isoform X7; translation: MALTGARMSRSEEVHRLTENVYKTIMEQFNPCLRNFIAMGKNYEKALASVTFAAKGYFDALVKMGELASESQGSKELGDVLFQMAEVHRQIQNQLEEMLKSFHNELLTQLEQKVELDARYLNAALKKYQVEQKNKGDALEKCQGELKKLRKKSQGSKNPQKYSDKEMQYIEAISNKQSELENFVSDGYKTALTEERRRYCFLVEKQCAVAKNSVNYHGKGKDLLSQKVPSWQQSSGDPNKIPDRALQIMQQMATGPNGTILSGTLSGPMTNSKSSLSISDPIPGAKPLPVPPELAPFVGRMSAQEGTPIMNGVTGPPPSSYEHWGEMKPIQSKISPSQPHKQISDSYSNTLPARKSVPPKNSYTVAENKTLPRSSSMAAGLERNGRTRVQAIFSHAAGDNGTLLSFSNGDYITLLVPEARDGWHYGESEKTKLRGWFPFSYTRVLDRGDGGERSQNLQTGKSSSTGNLLDKDDLSIPPPDYNMASRGFPPQAVSSFKPRPYSVAAPVFSQGLDDYGAARATNSGNGTMISTV
- the BAIAP2 gene encoding BAR/IMD domain-containing adapter protein 2 isoform X3 gives rise to the protein MALTGARMSRSEEVHRLTENVYKTIMEQFNPCLRNFIAMGKNYEKALASVTFAAKGYFDALVKMGELASESQGSKELGDVLFQMAEVHRQIQNQLEEMLKSFHNELLTQLEQKVELDARYLNAALKKYQVEQKNKGDALEKCQGELKKLRKKSQGSKNPQKYSDKEMQYIEAISNKQSELENFVSDGYKTALTEERRRYCFLVEKQCAVAKNSVNYHGKGKDLLSQKVPSWQQSSGDPNKIPDRALQIMQQMATGPNGTILSGTLSGPMTNSKSSLSISDPIPGAKPLPVPPELAPFVGRMSAQEGTPIMNGVTGPPPSSYEHWGEMKPIQSKISPSQPHKQISDSYSNTLPARKSVPPKNSYTVAENKTLPRSSSMAAGLERNGRTRVQAIFSHAAGDNGTLLSFSNGDYITLLVPEARDGWHYGESEKTKLRGWFPFSYTRVLDRGDGGERSQNLQTGKSSSTGNLLDKDDLSIPPPDYNMASRGFPPQAVSSFKPRPYSVAAPVFSQAYSVPYGYTINKSASFLYPQSSGLYKPCKRSSPGLDDYGAARATNSLEAEIARF
- the BAIAP2 gene encoding BAR/IMD domain-containing adapter protein 2 isoform X2, yielding MALTGARMSRSEEVHRLTENVYKTIMEQFNPCLRNFIAMGKNYEKALASVTFAAKGYFDALVKMGELASESQGSKELGDVLFQMAEVHRQIQNQLEEMLKSFHNELLTQLEQKVELDARYLNAALKKYQVEQKNKGDALEKCQGELKKLRKKSQGSKNPQKYSDKEMQYIEAISNKQSELENFVSDGYKTALTEERRRYCFLVEKQCAVAKNSVNYHGKGKDLLSQKVPSWQQSSGDPNKIPDRALQIMQQMATGPNGTILSGTLSGPMTNSKSSLSISDPIPGAKPLPVPPELAPFVGRMSAQEGTPIMNGVTGPPPSSYEHWGEMKPIQSKISPSQPHKQISDSYSNTLPARKSVPPKNSYTVAENKTLPRSSSMAAGLERNGRTRVQAIFSHAAGDNGTLLSFSNGDYITLLVPEARDGWHYGESEKTKLRGWFPFSYTRVLDRGDGGERSQNLQTGKSSSTGNLLDKDDLSIPPPDYNMASRGFPPQAVSSFKPRPYSVAAPVFSQAYSVPYGYTINKSASFLYPQSSGLYKPCKRSSPGLDDYGAARATNSGNGTMISTV
- the BAIAP2 gene encoding BAR/IMD domain-containing adapter protein 2 isoform X1 yields the protein MALTGARMSRSEEVHRLTENVYKTIMEQFNPCLRNFIAMGKNYEKALASVTFAAKGYFDALVKMGELASESQGSKELGDVLFQMAEVHRQIQNQLEEMLKSFHNELLTQLEQKVELDARYLNAALKKYQVEQKNKGDALEKCQGELKKLRKKSQGSKNPQKYSDKEMQYIEAISNKQSELENFVSDGYKTALTEERRRYCFLVEKQCAVAKNSVNYHGKGKDLLSQKVPSWQQSSGDPNKIPDRALQIMQQMATGPNGTILSGTLSGPMTNSKSSLSISDPIPGAKPLPVPPELAPFVGRMSAQEGTPIMNGVTGPPPSSYEHWGEMKPIQSKISPSQPHKQISDSYSNTLPARKSVPPKNSYTVAENKTLPRSSSMAAGLERNGRTRVQAIFSHAAGDNGTLLSFSNGDYITLLVPEARDGWHYGESEKTKLRGWFPFSYTRVLDRGDGGERSQNLQTGKSSSTGNLLDKDDLSIPPPDYNMASRGFPPQAVSSFKPRPYSVAAPVFSQAYSVPYGYTINKSASFLYPQSSGLYKPCKRSSPGLDDYGAARATNRNPFLEVRLKPTVTNDRSAPLVN